The Flavobacterium sp. N2270 genome contains the following window.
ACAATCAAAAGACATCATTCCTCTTGGTGATATTGCAATTGTAAATACTATTAAAGAGCTCTACAATTGTAAAACTTCTGAAGAAATAAAACTGGTTTCCGAAAATTGGAAACCTCACAGAAGTATGGCCGCGTATATACTTTGGCACTATTACCTCACAAAAAGAAACAGAAAACCAATTATTTACTAATAATTTAAAACTACTTTTTTCTGAATACTACAAAGAATTTGTAACTTTGCAATCCTTAAAAAAAAGAAATAATTAAAATGACAGTAGATAAAGTAACTACGTTTGACGTATTAATCGAAATTCCTAGAGGAAGTAGAAACAAGTATGAATATGATTTCGATTTAAAAAGAATGAGATTTGACAGAATGCTATTTTCGTCGATGATGTATCCTGCAGATTATGGATTTATTCCTGAAACACTAGCATTAGATGGTGATCCATTGGATGTTTTAGTTTTAGTAACAGAACCAACTTTTCCTGGTTGCGTTATGGAAGTAAAACCAATTGGAGTATTCCACATGGCTGATGACAAAGGACCTGATGAAAAGGTAATTTGTGTACCTGTATCAGACCCTATTTGGAACAAACTAAACGACTTAAGTGATGTAAACACTCACTTAATAAAAGAAATTGAGCATTTTTTCCAAGTTTACAAAGATTTAGAAAACAAACAAGTTGATGTTGAAGGATGGGGAGATGTAATCGAAGCAAAAGAAATTTTTATAAAATGCACAGAACGTTTCAATGCAATAGAAAATAAACCAGAAGGTTTATTTAGCATTAAATAATCTTCATTAAAATTATTAAAAAAGGCAATATTCATTAGCAATATTGCCTTTTTTGTTTATTTTTGTTTGACTTTGAACTATATTTTACAACTAAAACAATAAAATTTTATGAATTCAGTAATGATTTATTTGCCAATAGTTATGGCAATAATTGGTCTACTTTTTATGTGGGCAAAGAAAGCGTGGGTTTTAAAACAAGATGCTGGAGATGGTAAAATGAAAGAAATTTCAGATTACATATACGAAGGCGCATTAGCCTTCTTAAAAGCAGAATATAAATTATTAACTTATTTTGTAATTGGAGCAAGTGTTGCTTTAGCAGTTATTGCATATTTTGTACCAACAACTAGTTACCTTATTATAATTGCATTTATTGTAGGAGCTATTTTCTCAGCATTAGCAGGAAATATGGGGATGAAAATTGCGACAAAAACAAATGTGCGTACAACTCAAGCAGCCCGCACAAGTTTACCACAAGCATTAAAAGTATCTTTTGGTGGTGGTACTGTTATGGGACTAGGAGTTGCTGGTTTAGCTGTTTTAGGTTTAACCGCATTCTTTATTATCTTTTTTCAATATTTTATGGATGGCGTTTGGACTTCTACAGACCAAATGACAATTGTATTAGAAACATTAGCAGGTTTTTCACTAGGTGCTGAATCTATTGCATTGTTTGCTAGAGTTGGTGGTGGTATATACACAAAAGCTGCCGATGTAGGTGCAGATTTAGTAGGAAAAGTTGAAGCTGGTATTCCAGAAGATGACCCTCGTAATCCCGCTACAATTGCAGATAATGTAGGTGATAATGTAGGTGACGTTGCAGGAATGGGTGCCGATTTATTTGGTTCTTATGTAGCAACTGTTTTAGCCGCAATGGTTCTTGGAAATTATGTAATCAAAGACATGGGAGGCTCTATAGATGATGCTTTTGGTGGAATTGGACCAATTTTATTACCAATGACAATTGCTGGTTTCGGAATTTTATTTTCAATCATTGGTACATTAATTGTTAAAATTAAAAATGATGATGCAAAAGAAGCAGAAGTTCAAAAAGCATTAAATTATGGAAACTGGGTTTCTATTGCTTTAACAGCAATTTCTTGCTATGTTTTGGTAAAATATATGTTACCCGAAACCATGAACATGAATTTCTTTGGTGAAGGATTAATGGAAATTTCTTCAATGAGAGTATTCTATGCTTCATTAATTGGATTATTTGTTGGTGGAGCTATTTCATCAGTTACTGAATATTATACAGGATTAGGCACAAAACCAGTATTAGCAATCGTTCAAAAATCTTCAACAGGAGCAGGAACAAATGTAATTGCAGGTTTAGCTACAGGAATGATTTCAACTTTTCCAACAATTATTTTATTTGCCGCTGCAATTTGGTCTACTTATGCTTTAGCAGGGTTTTACGGAGTAGCTTTAGCCGCTTCTGCAATGATGGCAACTACTGCTATGCAATTAGCAATTGACGCATTCGGACCTATTGCAGATAATGCAGGTGGAATTGCCGAAATGAGTGAATTACCAAAAGAAGTAAGAACAAGAACAGATATTTTAGACTCAGTTGGTAACACAACTGCTGCAACAGGAAAAGGTTTTGCAATTGCTTCTGCTGCATTAACTTCGTTAGCATTATTTGCTGCATATGTAACTTTTACAGGAATTGACGGTATTAACATCTTTAAAGCTCCAGTATTAGCGATGCTATTTGTAGGAGGAATGATTCCGGTTGTATTTTCTGCATTAGCAATGAATTCTGTTGGAAAAGCAGCTATGGACATGGTTTACGAAGTTCGTCGTCAGTTCAAAGAAATTCCAGGGATTATGGAAGGAACTGGAAAACCAGAATATGGCAAATGTGTTGAAATTTCTACAAAAGCTGCATTAAGAGAAATGATGTTGCCAGGAATTTTAACAATTGGTTTCCCTATTCTAATTGTATTATTAGGAAAGTTAGTGTATTCAGACAACAACCAATTAGTTGCTGAAATGCTAGGTGGTTATATGGCTGGTGTAACGGTTTCAGGTGTTCTTTGGGCAGTTTTCCAAAACAACGCTGGTGGAGCTTGGGACAATGCTAAAAAATCTTTTGAAGCAGGTGTGGAAATTAATGGAGAAATGACTTTTAAAGGTTCAGATGCACATAAAGCAGCAGTAACTGGAGATACAGTTGGGGATCCATTTAAAGATACTTCTGGACCATCTATGAACATCTTAATTAAGTTAACTTGTTTAATTGGTTTAGTAATTGCCCCTATTTTAGGTGGTCATGGAGCAAGTACAGAAAAAGGAGCATGTTGTGCAAAAACGGAAGTTGTTTGTAATGAAGGTAAATGTGATTTGTCTAAATGTGCTACAATGACTAAAGATGAATGTGCTGCTATGTGTGAAAGTAATGGTTGTTCTGATGCATGTAAAGAAAAATGCATGTCTCAATATGATGAGAACGGAAAATACATTGGAACTGAAACTCATGTTCATGGTCCAAACTGCAATCATGAAAAAGCAGAAATTAAAGACGTTAAAATTGAAAAAACAAAATCAGATGATGGAAAAGTTACTGCTAAAGTTACCCTAAAAACACTGGTTAACGGAAAAGAAGTTGTTGAAGAAAAAGTTTTTGAAGGTGACGACTTAGAAGTTGAAGCTAAAATTGCTGAATTAGGTTTATAATTCAACATTCATAAAAAGTAAAGCCCTGTATTTCTACAGGGCTTTTTTTATTACTCATTAAAGTCAATTTTACACAAATACTACTTCTATACTAATTTAAAAACATAATTATAACACTTATAGATTCTTAAATATTTCCTGTAGTTAGAAAATTAAGCTCATTAAAAGAAAGAAAAAAACATAAAAAAGCCTCGAGAATTTCGAGGCTTTTTTTATTAATTTAATCAACTCTTACAAGTTTCTTTTTCTTATTTTGAACAACAGGCTTAACTTCGTTATATACTTTTAAATCAGATAATATATTTACACCTTCATCAATATATACATCTTTCTCCATATCTTCATGCCATCTTTGTCTTTTCTCTTTTAAAAGATCATCCTTATCTAAAACAACTGTTTCTTCTGGCAATGATGTAAAAAGTAATTTATTATGAAATTTAGAAATAGCTTTGAATTTTTTAAGCTGTTCTTCTGAAGATTCAATTTCCTTTTTAAAATTGTCAATATTCAAACTATACTCATTAATATCTTTTCTTTCGAAAATCCACTTAGCATTTTCTGTAATTAATTTAAATTGTTCATTTGCATCAATTCTTGATTTACTTTTTGCAATGATTGGTTCAAAACCAGAAAACACAGGTTTGTAACTTGCTTGCTCAATTTTATCCCAAGGCAAAGCTTCTTTTTCATCGCGCTCCCCCATATCAATAAAAGCATATCTGTCTGGCAAAACAACATCACTTAAAACTCCTTCTCTTTGAGTAGAACCTCCATTAATTCTGTAGAATTTTTGCGTTGTTGTTTTTAAAGCCCCTAAATCTCCGTAAGAACTCCCTCTAACGAATTGATTTAAATCAATCACATTTTGAACCGTTCCTTTACCATATGTATGTTTGCTCCCTATTACAATTCCTCTTTTATAATCTTGTATAGCGGCTGCAAAAATTTCTGAAGCTGAAGCTGAAAAGTTGTCAACCATTACAACTAAAGGACCTGTCCATTGTACTTTTGAATCTTTATCAGAAAGGATTTCTGGTCTTCTATTTGGCGATTTTACTTGTACAACCGGACCTTGCTCAATAAACAATCCAGTCATATTCACAACTGTTTCTAAAGAACCTCCCCCGTTTCCTCTAAGATCAACTATTAAACCTTTAATATTTTGTTTTTTTAGCTTTTCAATTTCAATAGCTACATCTTTAAATGCATCTCTTTCATCTTTATTATCAAAGCTAATATAGAATTTTGGTAAATAAATAATTCCATACTTTTCTCCGTTTTTATCAATAATAGATGATTTTGCGAAAGTTTCTTCAGTTTCAACTTCATCACGAATAATTGAAATTACTTCTAAAGTTCCATCAACTTTTTTAACTGTTAAACGAACTTCCGTTCCTTTTGGGCCTTTAATTTTTTTCACTACATCATCTAAACGCATTCCTGCAATATCTAATGGTTCTTCTTTACCTTGGGCAACTTTAATAATTAGGTCTCCCGCTTCTAGTTTTTTCCCTCTCCAAGCTGGTCCGCCAGAAATTAGTTCTGAAACTTCAACTGCATCATTTTTCTTTTGAAGTCTTGCCCCAATTCCTTCAAATTTTCCACTCATACTGATGTCAAACTTATCTTTGTCATCTGGCGAAAAATAAAAAGTATGAGGATCAAAACGTTCTACAATTGAATTAATGAAAATTGAAAACCAATCGTTTCTATCTAATTCTTTTTCTATAAAATCGAAATATTCATTTAATGATTTTAAAGAATTCTCTCGAGATTCAATTTCAATTTCTTTAAAAGTTTTAACTACATAAATTGAATCTTTTTCTTTTTTACTTGCCTCAATTTTTTCCTTATCAATTATACTAGGTAAAACTGAAAGTTTTAATTGTTTTACCCATCTATCTGTAAGTTCAGCTTTAGATTTAGCATACGATTGTTTTTCATAATCAACATTAATCATTTGATTAGTAGAAAAATCTAATGGTTTACTTAAAATACTTTTATAAATATCTTTAGATTCATCAATTCTCTTAAGTAATCTAGCGTTAGTTAAATCAAAAAATGTTAGATCTTTATTTTTAATCATATCATCAATTGAAGTTTCATACTTTGAAAATTCATCCATATCAGATTGCAAAAAGAAACGTTTTGTAGGATCAATTGCTGTTAAATATTTTGAATATACATTTTTGGAAAACTCATCATCCATTGCAATAGGACTGTAATGACCTTTTTCCAATACAAGTGTTAAAAGCTCAAGAAGCACTTTGTCTTTCTCAGGATCTTCATTTTTCGAAGACGGAACAAAACTCCACAAAACAGCAGAAAGAGCCGTAATAAGTAAAATTATTTTATAATTTCTTTTCATAAAATCAACAATTCGATTCATTAATAAAATTTTCAACTAAGGTACATAAAAAACCATGCCATAAAAATGCAATATACGATAATTTTTTGTTAAAGATTCCCAATGACATTAACACATAGTCTCGTTTTTTACGTTTAATTTAATTAAATTAGCCAAAAATATGTTTTAATGAATAAGCCACTTATTTTAGTTACTAATGACGATAGTATTGTTTCGCCAGGAATAAGAACTTTAATAGAAATAATGAAAACTATTGGAGATGTTGTTGTTGTAGCGCCAGATAGTCCGCAAAGTGCAATGGGTCATGCGATAACATTAAATAACACCTTACATATTGATAAAGTAAATCTTGACAAAGACTTAATCCATGAATACAGCTGTTCAGGAACACCAGTAGATTGTGTAAAAATGGCGGTGAGAGAACTGTTAAAAAGGAAACCCGACTTATGTGTTTCTGGAATTAATCATGGTTCAAATTCTTCAATAAATGTAATTTACTCAGGAACAATGAGTGCTGCCGTTGAAGCTGGTATTGAAGGAATTCCTGCAATTGGTTTTTCACATTTAGATTACAGTTGGGAAACCAACTTAGAACCTATTAAAAAATGGGTTAAAAAAATTACACTTGAAGTTCTTGAAAAAGGATTACCAGAAGGTGTTGTTTTAAATGTTAACTTTCCTAAAGAAAAAACAGGAACAATAAAAGGAGCTAAGGTTTGCCGACAAGCGAAAGCGAACTGGGAAGAAAAATTTGATAAAAGAACCAATCCGCAAGGAAAAGAATATTATTGGCTAAGCGGAGAATTTGTAAATCATGACAAAGGTCAAGATACTGACGAATGGGCACTTGAAAATGGCTACGTTTCGATAGTACCGGTTCAATTTGATTTAACAGCATATCACGCGATACAAACTATTAATAATTGGGATTTATAATTATGAAGAATAAGAAAGATTTAATCATTGGAATTTTATTAGGAATTATAGGAGCAATTGTAGGTTGTTTTATATTTCTAGAGTTTTTTACAAATTTTGGCTTTATAGATGGAGTAACTGAAATGAAAAAACGAGGAATATTGAATAAAGTAATCACACTTGGTGCCATTTTAAACCTTATCATCTTTTTTATTTTATTGCAAAAAAATAAAGATGTTATGGCAAAAGGGGTTGTTTTGGCTATGTTTATAATCACAATTGTAACTTTGGTAATGTAATGAAATACTACATCATAGCAGGAGAAGCATCGGGCGATTTACATGGCGCCAACTTAATGAAAAAATTGTATGAAGAAGATCCAAATGCTGAAATACACTTTTGGGGCGGCGATTTAATGCAAAATGTTGGCGGCACTTTGGTAAAACACTATCGTGATCTTGCATTTATGGGTTTTCTTGAAGTTATTTTGAACTTAAAAACCATTTTAAACAACATAAAATTTTGCAAAAAAGACATTGAAGAATTCAATCCTGATTGTATTATTTTTATTGACTATCCTGGTTTTAACATGCGAATTGCTACTTGGGCCAAAGAAAGAAAAATCCCAACACATTATTATATTTCGCCACAAATTTGGGCTTGGAAAGAAAATAGAATTAAAGCCATAAAACGCGATGTCGATTTTATGTATGTTATTCTTCCTTTTGAAAAAGATTTTTATGAAGGAAAACACAACTTCCCAGTTACATTTGTTGGCCATCCTTTAATTGATGCCATTGAAGATAGAAAAGACATATCTATTGAAGCATTCAGAAAAGAACATAACTTAAGCGAAAAACCAATTGTAGCATTGTTGCCAGGAAGCAGAAAACAAGAAATTGCAAAAATGCTTTCTATCATGTTATCTGTAGTTTCAGATTTCCCCGAATATCAATTTGTAATCGCTGGAGCTCCAAGTCAGGATTTTGAATTTTACAAACCTTTTTTAAACAAAAAAAATATTAAATTTATATCGAACAAAACCTACGACTTATTAAGTGTTTCGCATGCTGCGTTAGTTACGTCAGGAACGGCAACCTTAGAAACTGCTTTATTTAAAGTGCCAGAAGTAGTTTGCTATAAAGGAAGTTGGGTTTCATATCAAATTGCAAAACGAATAATTACTTTAAAGTATATTTCTTTAGTCAACTTAATTATGGACAAGGAAGTAGTTAAAGAATTAATTCAAGATGAATTGAACACTAAGAACTTAAAACTTGAATTAAACAAAATAATTGAAGGTAAAGAAAGAGAACAAATGATTGAAAATTATCAATTATTAGAAACTAAACTTGGTGGTTCTGGCGCAAGTGCTAAAACAGCACACTTAATTGTTAGTTCACTAAAAAAATAGTATTATGAAAAATAATTATTTCATTTACATTTTATTTTTGTTTACAACTATTTTACAAGCACAAAATAGCATAAACAACTTTGAAATCACCGATATTTATGATGGTGAAATGGAATTTATTCTTAATAAAAACTTCAAAGACAGCTTACAAAAAAATCGAACTAGTGTTTCAGCTTTTTTTAAAAAAAAGAAAAAACAACTCAAAAAAATTGAGTTTGAAAATTTTGTTGAAGATGTTGACATGTTCTTAGTTAGAAACAAAATTATAGATTCTGCAAAAATATATATTGGAACACCTTATAAATATGGCGGAATGAGCTTAAATGGTATCGATTGTTCTGCTCTAATTTTTAGAGCATTTCAAAAAAACAATCATGAATTACCACGAACTTCTTCTGCTCAAAGTAAATTAGGTAAAAAAATAAAGAAGAATAAGGCTGAAATAGGCGATTTAATTTTCTTTAAAACTTCAAGAAGAAATGTAATTTCTCATGTAGGAATTGTTGTTGAAAATAAAAATGGATCTATTAAATTCATACACGCATCTTCAAGCAGAGGCGTAACTATTTCATCACTAGATAATGAAACGTATTTCAAGAAAAAATTTGCTAAAATAAAACGCATCATCGGATAAATAAATTATGAAAAAAACATTATTACTTTTTTTATTAGCGCTCTTTTTTGTTAGTTGTAAATCCAAATCTAATATTGTTACTTCAAAAAAAGTAGCCTTAGAAAAGGGAATTTACGAATACGACAAAGATAAAAGTATCGTTATTGCTAAAAAGGCAGCTGAAAAAAAAGCTAAAAAAGAACAAAAAGAAAAAGACAAACAAAATGCAATAATTATTAAAGCTGAAAAAAAGAAAAAAGATGCTTTGGTAAAAAAAGAAGAACAAAAAGAAAGAAATCCGCAAAGAGCAAGTGTTGTTGAAAGCGCCAAAGAATTTTTAGGGACTCCTTATAGATATGGTGGAACCACTACAAACGGATTTGATTGTTCTGGATTAACTTGTATTTCTTACAAAGAAATTGAAATAGAATTACCAAGAACATCAATAGCACAATCTGAGGAAGGAAGAAAAGTTAAAAAAGCAAAAGCAAAACCTGGCGATTTGATTTTCTTTAAAACCAGCAGAAGAAACGTCATTAATCACGTTGGAATTATTACTGAAAATACTGACGGTGAAATTAAATTTATTCATGCATCAACAAGTAGTGGAGTTGTAATTTCTTCGTTATTAGAATCTTATTACGAAAAAGCATTTGCAAAAATTAAAAGAATAATTGAATAATTTTTAAATATAAAACTTGAAGCCGATAAAATTTCCTATAATTCCTATCGTTATATTTTTAGCATTAGGAATTGTTTTTGGTTCTTTTTTTAAGTTCAAATTTTCAATTATATCAATTACTACTTCAATTTTATTTTTAGTCTTTAGCCTTTTATTTTTCAAAAAAAACAAAAAAGGCACTGTTTTTTATTTTGGTTTAATTACTTATTTATTGGCTTTTCAAATTGGAATTGCACTTCAGTATTTTCATCATGAAAAAAATCATAAAAATCACTACACCAAATTCATTACAAACAACGAAAAAGTTTTCTTAGAAGGAACAATTAAAAATAGTACCAAACCGTCTAAAACAAAAAACAAATACATTGTTGAAATAAACAAAATAAACAACAACTTAGTAAGCGGAAAAACGCTTATTTACATTCCAAAAGAAGATAAGATTAAATTAAAACCTGGAACTCAAATTTCGGTTGTAACCAATTTATACCCTATAAAAGACAACTTAAATCCGTATCAATTTAATTATGCAAAGTATATTGAAAAGCAAAATATATTTCATCAAATTTATACTTCTGCAAACGATATAAAAACTGGTAATCAAGAAAAAAGTTTTGATTACTATGTGTTTGAAATTAGAGAAAATCTGATAAATAGTTTTAAAACTCATCAATT
Protein-coding sequences here:
- the lpxB gene encoding lipid-A-disaccharide synthase, encoding MKYYIIAGEASGDLHGANLMKKLYEEDPNAEIHFWGGDLMQNVGGTLVKHYRDLAFMGFLEVILNLKTILNNIKFCKKDIEEFNPDCIIFIDYPGFNMRIATWAKERKIPTHYYISPQIWAWKENRIKAIKRDVDFMYVILPFEKDFYEGKHNFPVTFVGHPLIDAIEDRKDISIEAFRKEHNLSEKPIVALLPGSRKQEIAKMLSIMLSVVSDFPEYQFVIAGAPSQDFEFYKPFLNKKNIKFISNKTYDLLSVSHAALVTSGTATLETALFKVPEVVCYKGSWVSYQIAKRIITLKYISLVNLIMDKEVVKELIQDELNTKNLKLELNKIIEGKEREQMIENYQLLETKLGGSGASAKTAHLIVSSLKK
- a CDS encoding inorganic diphosphatase, with amino-acid sequence MTVDKVTTFDVLIEIPRGSRNKYEYDFDLKRMRFDRMLFSSMMYPADYGFIPETLALDGDPLDVLVLVTEPTFPGCVMEVKPIGVFHMADDKGPDEKVICVPVSDPIWNKLNDLSDVNTHLIKEIEHFFQVYKDLENKQVDVEGWGDVIEAKEIFIKCTERFNAIENKPEGLFSIK
- a CDS encoding sodium-translocating pyrophosphatase, with translation MNSVMIYLPIVMAIIGLLFMWAKKAWVLKQDAGDGKMKEISDYIYEGALAFLKAEYKLLTYFVIGASVALAVIAYFVPTTSYLIIIAFIVGAIFSALAGNMGMKIATKTNVRTTQAARTSLPQALKVSFGGGTVMGLGVAGLAVLGLTAFFIIFFQYFMDGVWTSTDQMTIVLETLAGFSLGAESIALFARVGGGIYTKAADVGADLVGKVEAGIPEDDPRNPATIADNVGDNVGDVAGMGADLFGSYVATVLAAMVLGNYVIKDMGGSIDDAFGGIGPILLPMTIAGFGILFSIIGTLIVKIKNDDAKEAEVQKALNYGNWVSIALTAISCYVLVKYMLPETMNMNFFGEGLMEISSMRVFYASLIGLFVGGAISSVTEYYTGLGTKPVLAIVQKSSTGAGTNVIAGLATGMISTFPTIILFAAAIWSTYALAGFYGVALAASAMMATTAMQLAIDAFGPIADNAGGIAEMSELPKEVRTRTDILDSVGNTTAATGKGFAIASAALTSLALFAAYVTFTGIDGINIFKAPVLAMLFVGGMIPVVFSALAMNSVGKAAMDMVYEVRRQFKEIPGIMEGTGKPEYGKCVEISTKAALREMMLPGILTIGFPILIVLLGKLVYSDNNQLVAEMLGGYMAGVTVSGVLWAVFQNNAGGAWDNAKKSFEAGVEINGEMTFKGSDAHKAAVTGDTVGDPFKDTSGPSMNILIKLTCLIGLVIAPILGGHGASTEKGACCAKTEVVCNEGKCDLSKCATMTKDECAAMCESNGCSDACKEKCMSQYDENGKYIGTETHVHGPNCNHEKAEIKDVKIEKTKSDDGKVTAKVTLKTLVNGKEVVEEKVFEGDDLEVEAKIAELGL
- the surE gene encoding 5'/3'-nucleotidase SurE is translated as MNKPLILVTNDDSIVSPGIRTLIEIMKTIGDVVVVAPDSPQSAMGHAITLNNTLHIDKVNLDKDLIHEYSCSGTPVDCVKMAVRELLKRKPDLCVSGINHGSNSSINVIYSGTMSAAVEAGIEGIPAIGFSHLDYSWETNLEPIKKWVKKITLEVLEKGLPEGVVLNVNFPKEKTGTIKGAKVCRQAKANWEEKFDKRTNPQGKEYYWLSGEFVNHDKGQDTDEWALENGYVSIVPVQFDLTAYHAIQTINNWDL
- a CDS encoding C40 family peptidase, with the protein product MKNNYFIYILFLFTTILQAQNSINNFEITDIYDGEMEFILNKNFKDSLQKNRTSVSAFFKKKKKQLKKIEFENFVEDVDMFLVRNKIIDSAKIYIGTPYKYGGMSLNGIDCSALIFRAFQKNNHELPRTSSAQSKLGKKIKKNKAEIGDLIFFKTSRRNVISHVGIVVENKNGSIKFIHASSSRGVTISSLDNETYFKKKFAKIKRIIG
- a CDS encoding C40 family peptidase; its protein translation is MKKTLLLFLLALFFVSCKSKSNIVTSKKVALEKGIYEYDKDKSIVIAKKAAEKKAKKEQKEKDKQNAIIIKAEKKKKDALVKKEEQKERNPQRASVVESAKEFLGTPYRYGGTTTNGFDCSGLTCISYKEIEIELPRTSIAQSEEGRKVKKAKAKPGDLIFFKTSRRNVINHVGIITENTDGEIKFIHASTSSGVVISSLLESYYEKAFAKIKRIIE
- a CDS encoding carboxy terminal-processing peptidase; protein product: MNRIVDFMKRNYKIILLITALSAVLWSFVPSSKNEDPEKDKVLLELLTLVLEKGHYSPIAMDDEFSKNVYSKYLTAIDPTKRFFLQSDMDEFSKYETSIDDMIKNKDLTFFDLTNARLLKRIDESKDIYKSILSKPLDFSTNQMINVDYEKQSYAKSKAELTDRWVKQLKLSVLPSIIDKEKIEASKKEKDSIYVVKTFKEIEIESRENSLKSLNEYFDFIEKELDRNDWFSIFINSIVERFDPHTFYFSPDDKDKFDISMSGKFEGIGARLQKKNDAVEVSELISGGPAWRGKKLEAGDLIIKVAQGKEEPLDIAGMRLDDVVKKIKGPKGTEVRLTVKKVDGTLEVISIIRDEVETEETFAKSSIIDKNGEKYGIIYLPKFYISFDNKDERDAFKDVAIEIEKLKKQNIKGLIVDLRGNGGGSLETVVNMTGLFIEQGPVVQVKSPNRRPEILSDKDSKVQWTGPLVVMVDNFSASASEIFAAAIQDYKRGIVIGSKHTYGKGTVQNVIDLNQFVRGSSYGDLGALKTTTQKFYRINGGSTQREGVLSDVVLPDRYAFIDMGERDEKEALPWDKIEQASYKPVFSGFEPIIAKSKSRIDANEQFKLITENAKWIFERKDINEYSLNIDNFKKEIESSEEQLKKFKAISKFHNKLLFTSLPEETVVLDKDDLLKEKRQRWHEDMEKDVYIDEGVNILSDLKVYNEVKPVVQNKKKKLVRVD